The Narcine bancroftii isolate sNarBan1 chromosome 6, sNarBan1.hap1, whole genome shotgun sequence genome window below encodes:
- the LOC138737543 gene encoding LOW QUALITY PROTEIN: uncharacterized protein C10orf105-like (The sequence of the model RefSeq protein was modified relative to this genomic sequence to represent the inferred CDS: substituted 1 base at 1 genomic stop codon): protein MTSETKNGMTVIPNVLKLLLTTTEAQERTEPSPESVDPLPIIIALMCIFLLLATCVSFVVLCNPAGLDSSRHDPYECMPYHIEDASEPRLKLXKRLGSLRWSINSFKRNRPLVQPPQTSASQSQGDQNDSDFAESTKM from the coding sequence ATGACATCAGAGACCAAGAATGGGATGACTGTAATACCCAATGTTCTTAAGCTTCTTCTGACAACCACAGAAGCTCAAGAGAGGACTGAACCATCGCCTGAATCCGTGGACCCTTTGCCGATAATCATAGCCTTAATGTGCATCTTCCTGCTCCTGGCAACGTGCGTCAGTTTTGTGGTCTTGTGTAACCCTGCAGGGCTCGACAGTTCCCGCCACGACCCTTACGAATGTATGCCCTACCACATTGAGGATGCCAGTGAGCCCCGGTTAAAATTGTGAAAACGTTTGGGGTCCTTGAGGTGGTCAATAAACAGCTTCAAGCGGAATCGACCCCTCGTccaacctccgcaaacttctgcAAGTCAGTCCCAAGGTGACCAAAATGACTCAGACTTTGCAGAGTCCACAAAAATGTAA